The Apium graveolens cultivar Ventura chromosome 6, ASM990537v1, whole genome shotgun sequence genome contains a region encoding:
- the LOC141667023 gene encoding SKP1-like protein 21 isoform X1 — MSEPDLQITKVEEEEPYVWIQTADGSIHEVEKEVASFCPLICHKIESGVGYSKNYPIALPPRVNPAMLSLIFDYCQFHHVAGHSNKERRAFDEKFSRMDTKRLCELTSAADSLNFKALVDLTSRALARMIEGKTPDEIRETFHLPDDLTEEEKLEPLKNTSDDPRIRLLNRLYAKKRKELLERQKLKNETEVEQEDDRSVDDLLSFINGKDGDSKEVRSSKNKKKSRKKKNPPKNLPPSCSSSNGNASSNTGNRLALEDEFDDGDIDDEIDPALKEKLDREVEDFARRLNSDWPERMQEILSSGQERRPGPVSSTAIDPSINVQE; from the exons ATGTCAGAACCAGATCTTCAAATAACTAAAGTTGAG GAGGAGGAGCCTTATGTATGGATTCAAACTGCAGATGGCTCAATTCATGAAGTTGAAAAGGAAGTTGCCAGTTTTTGTCCTTTAATATGTCATAAAATAGAGTCAGGAGTTGGGTATTCGAAGAACTATCCCATAGCTTTACCTCCAAGAGTTAATCCCGCCATGCTGAGTTTAATATTTGATTATTGCCAATTTCACCATGTAGCTGGCCATTCAAACAAG GAGCGAAGGGCTTTTGATGAGAAGTTCAGCCGTATGGACACAAAAAGGCTCTGTGAGTTGACATCGGCTGCTGACAGTCTGAATTTTAAAGCATTGGTTGATCTTACCAGTCGTGCACTTGCACGGATGATTGAAGGAAAAACTCCTGATGAGATTCGTGAGACATTTCATTTACCCGATGATCTTACAGAG GAAGAAAAGCTGGAGCCTCTGAAAAACACAAGTGATGATCCACGTATCCGGCTTTTAAATAGATTGTATGCAAAAAAGAGGAAAGAACTACTAGAGAGACAAAAATTAAAG AACGAGACGGAAGTAGAGCAAGAAGATGATCGTTCAGTTGATGACCTATTGTCTTTTATTAATGGAAAAGATGGAG ATTCCAAGGAGGTTCGAAGTTCTAAGAACAAAAAAAAGAGTCGTAAGAAGAAGAACCCACCAAAGAATCTCCCTCCCAGCTGCAGTTCTTcaaatggaaatgcttcttcAAACACTGGAAATAGGTTAGCACTTGAAGATGAGTTCGATGACGGTGACATAGATGATGAGATAGATCCTGCATTGAAAGAAAAACTTGATAG GGAAGTAGAAGATTTTGCTCGGAGATTGAATTCAGACTGGCCTGAGAGGATGCAGGAGATATTATCTTCAGGCCAGGAACGGAGACCAGGTCCAGTATCTTCAACGGCAATAGATCCTTCAATTAATGTGCAA GAATAG
- the LOC141667023 gene encoding SKP1-like protein 21 isoform X2, with protein MSEPDLQITKVEEEEPYVWIQTADGSIHEVEKEVASFCPLICHKIESGVGYSKNYPIALPPRVNPAMLSLIFDYCQFHHVAGHSNKERRAFDEKFSRMDTKRLCELTSAADSLNFKALVDLTSRALARMIEGKTPDEIRETFHLPDDLTEEEKLEPLKNTSDDPRIRLLNRLYAKKRKELLERQKLKNETEVEQEDDRSVDDLLSFINGKDGDSKEVRSSKNKKKSRKKKNPPKNLPPSCSSSNGNASSNTGNREVEDFARRLNSDWPERMQEILSSGQERRPGPVSSTAIDPSINVQE; from the exons ATGTCAGAACCAGATCTTCAAATAACTAAAGTTGAG GAGGAGGAGCCTTATGTATGGATTCAAACTGCAGATGGCTCAATTCATGAAGTTGAAAAGGAAGTTGCCAGTTTTTGTCCTTTAATATGTCATAAAATAGAGTCAGGAGTTGGGTATTCGAAGAACTATCCCATAGCTTTACCTCCAAGAGTTAATCCCGCCATGCTGAGTTTAATATTTGATTATTGCCAATTTCACCATGTAGCTGGCCATTCAAACAAG GAGCGAAGGGCTTTTGATGAGAAGTTCAGCCGTATGGACACAAAAAGGCTCTGTGAGTTGACATCGGCTGCTGACAGTCTGAATTTTAAAGCATTGGTTGATCTTACCAGTCGTGCACTTGCACGGATGATTGAAGGAAAAACTCCTGATGAGATTCGTGAGACATTTCATTTACCCGATGATCTTACAGAG GAAGAAAAGCTGGAGCCTCTGAAAAACACAAGTGATGATCCACGTATCCGGCTTTTAAATAGATTGTATGCAAAAAAGAGGAAAGAACTACTAGAGAGACAAAAATTAAAG AACGAGACGGAAGTAGAGCAAGAAGATGATCGTTCAGTTGATGACCTATTGTCTTTTATTAATGGAAAAGATGGAG ATTCCAAGGAGGTTCGAAGTTCTAAGAACAAAAAAAAGAGTCGTAAGAAGAAGAACCCACCAAAGAATCTCCCTCCCAGCTGCAGTTCTTcaaatggaaatgcttcttcAAACACTGGAAATAG GGAAGTAGAAGATTTTGCTCGGAGATTGAATTCAGACTGGCCTGAGAGGATGCAGGAGATATTATCTTCAGGCCAGGAACGGAGACCAGGTCCAGTATCTTCAACGGCAATAGATCCTTCAATTAATGTGCAA GAATAG
- the LOC141667022 gene encoding signal peptide peptidase-like 4, producing the protein MEPKRAWFALAFVLFCSQVFAGDIVHQDDVAPKKPGCENNFVLVKVPTWIDGQEADEFVGVGARFGPTLESKERKASQTRVAFADPPDCCSKPKNKLTGEVILVHRGNCSFTSKANVAEAAGASAIIIINNQTELFKMVCEANETYIEIGIPAVMLPQDAGASLVESIKQNHSVSVQLYSPQRPLVDVAEVFLWLMAVGTILCASYWSAWSAKEEALEQEKLLKDSSDDFVSMEGEGNNFSGVVDITTTSAILFVVVASCFLVLLYKLMSYWFIEILVVLFCIGGVEGLQTCLVALLSCFRLFVHAGESFLKVPLLGAVSYLTVGVFPFCIAFAVVWAVFRQGSLAWIGQDILGIALIITVLQIIRVPNLKVGTVLLSCAFLYDIFWVFVSKWCFHESVMIVVARGDNSGEDGIPMLLKIPRMFDPWGGYSIIGFGDIILPGLLVAFSLRFDWLSKKKIRNGYFIWAMMAYGLGLLVTYVALNLMDGHGQPALLYIVPFMLGTLLTMGKKRGELKNLWTRGGPERHCPHVHQESYQ; encoded by the exons ATGGAGCCCAAGAGAGCTTGGTTTGCTCTAGCTTTTGTGTTATTTTGTTCACAGGTGTTTGCTGGTGATATTGTTCATCAAGATGATGTAGCTCCAAAGAAGCCTGGTTGTGAGAACAATTTTGTTCTG GTAAAAGTTCCAACGTGGATTGATGGTCAAGAAGCAGATGAGTTTGTTGGTGTTGGTGCTCGATTTGGTCCCACCTTAGAATCAAAAGAGAGGAAAGCAAGCCAAACTAGAGTTGCCTTTGCAGACCCTCCTGATTGTTGCAGTAAACCGAAGAATAAG CTTACAGGTGAAGTCATTCTAGTACACCGGGGTAACTGCAGTTTCACATCCAAGGCAAATGTTGCTGAAGCTGCTGGTGCATCAGCCATCATCATCATAAACAACCAGACAG AACTTTTCAAAATGGTGTGTGAAGCCAATGAGACATATATTGAGATTGGCATTCCTGCTGTTATGCTCCCACAAGATGCTGGGGCAAGCCTGGTAGAAAGTATAAAGCAAAACCATAGTG TTTCCGTGCAGCTTTATTCTCCGCAGCGCCCACTGGTTGATGTGGCTGAAGTATTCCTATGGCTTATGGCTGTTGGCACGATCTTGTGTGCATCTTATTGGTCTGCATGGAGTGCCAAAGAAGAAGCCCTTGAGCAGGAAAAACTTTTAAAG GATTCCTCAGATGATTTTGTAAGCATGGAGGGGGAAGGGAACAATTTCAGTGGTGTGGTTGATATTACCACAACGTCAGCGATTCTGTTTGTTGTGGTTGCATCCTGCTTTTTGGTTTTGCTTTACAAATTGATGTCGTATTGGTTCATTGAGATTTTGGTGGTTCTCTTTTGCATTGGTGGCGTGGAG GGTCTGCAAACTTGTCTGGTGGCATTGTTATCATG TTTCAGATTGTTCGTACATGCTGGGGAATCGTTTCTCAAAGTACCCTTGCTGGGTGCTGTCTCATATTTGACAGTTGGTGTTTTTCCATTCTGCATAGCTTTTGCTGTTGTGTGGGCAGTTTTCCGCCAAGGTTCCTTGGCTTGGATAGGTCAAGATATCCTA GGTATTGCGCTGATCATAACAGTCCTTCAAATAATTCGAGTACCTAATCTCAAG GTCGGAACAGTCCTTCTCAGTTGCGCATTCTTGTACGACATTTTCTGGGTGTTTGTTTCAAAGTGGTGTTTCCATGAAAGTGTTATGATAGTG GTGGCTCGCGGTGATAATAGTGGGGAAGATGGCATTCCGATGCTTTTAAAGATTCCACGGATGTTTGATCCCTGGGGCGGCTACAGTATCATTGGGTTTGGTGATATTATTCTACCAGGACTGCTAGTAGCATTTTCTTTAAG GTTTGATTGGCTATCCAAAAAGAAAATTCGAAATGGATACTTTATTTGGGCGATGATGGCTTATGGTTTAG GCCTCCTTGTAACTTACGTAGCACTGAACCTGATGGATGGACATGGTCAACCAGCTTTGCTTTACATTGTTCCTTTTATGCTTG GCACACTCTTGACCATGGGAAAGAAAAGGGGTGAACTTAAGAACTTATGGACCAGAGGAGGACCGGAGAGGCATTGCCCACATGTCCATCAAGAGTCCTACCAGTAA